The genomic window GTGACAACTTATGAATTTTCATTGTAGGCAATCGTGTTGAATGATTTCCAAATATGATATATGCTTTTTCTGCTTTCTCATCATAGGTTGGAACAAAGGTGGCGGCTGTTTCACGGAAGACGAACACCACAACTCATGAAGTTGTTGGAGTGTTGACAAAAGGAGACACCCAAATTGTGAGTAACTTCGCTGAATGCTGAGCTTACAGTAGAGGCTTATGCTATTTTGCTTTataataaagtaatacatgcaATAAAATGGTATACTTTTTATGCCGAATATGAGAGTTTTGCATCTTAGTTAGAATAGGGGCATACTTCTGTTTGATTGCATGGATTTCATTGTATGATATACTTGACTACTTGAATTATATCAATAATGTTTGACTGGTTAAGTATTCAATGGTATCAGTAAAGGATGAACTGTCGATATATGCATGATCGTTTTCAATGGAACCTGGTGTCCTTTTTTGTGCATTTTGCATAGATGCATAGATTTCATTTCATTCTGTAAAGTGaagaaaagttcatattgcaaAATGAGAACACTTTGATTATGTTTTTGTGCTTTGGCACTGGTAGGGATACTTTGAAACAAATTTAATGCTAGTTATAGACCATTGTTGTTTACATCCTTTTGCCAATTGCAAAATACAATTACAATATTTCTAGAAGCAAGTAAATAAAtcaagggtcttgctaacgagtgcccccgagACGCTCTTTAAGGAtttcatttaaagaaattatttattcaaaaagttaaacatttcAATTTCCAATGCATTGACGttacacattttcataaaagcTTACTATTTAAAGTACTTAAAAAGTGCCCCCGGGGAACTCGTTAACATTTCCCATAAACCAATTAGAAAACACACATATTTGCTTTTATATGTTTAATTTGGATTTGAATGAGTTTTGACTTTGACAATAAGCAAATTATATAGGGAAAAAAGGTGTTTCAAGAAGTTGTTGCTAATAATGAATGAAACCACTGCTGCACTTTTTCTGGAACAGTTATATAGCTTATTGGGTAAAGAAATCATGTAAACCTTTATGCTAAGCATCATGTTAAAATCTTGGATTGCTCCTCTACCTCACTTATATCACTACTTCATTTTGTTCTCAACATGCTGTGCTCCCTTTTAGTTCCTCTTGTCACTTCGGAGATTCACTATTTTAGCCATGATCTTTCCGTTTCATTGTGTTGCTTTATGATaggtttttaatttaataatgcATTTTACGTTGTTACATATTTGCACTGATATCATTTTCTCTATGCAGTGTTTTTTCGATACCCCAGGGCTCACGTTAAATTATGCTGGATTCCCTTATAGGGATGTCAAGGCCCGTGTTGAAAGTGCTTGGAGTTCAGTCAATCTTTATGAAGTGCTCATAGTCATTTTTGATGTTCATAGACATATTACCAGGTAAAGTAAAGTGTTATTGTTTAATTTGAGGAATACTCTAACACTCGTGTTTTAACctatttctttatattttaaacCTTTTTTGGAAAATTCCAAATATGAAGCTCGTGTTAAATTAGTTTGCCTTGAATCTggtaaaaaactaataaaagtGGCTGTGTTTTTGGTAAAGTTGGCTTGAGTAGCCACTTAAAATGGTTATTGTTCCTTtatcataaatatttttatcaagAAATCTGTAATTAGAACTTTCCCAAGTTTTCTCTATCATTTACCCAAGCAAATGTGGCTGTAGATGTGTTGCACTAATTAACTTATGGCTATATATAAGATTTGAATCTACTGAAAGCTTGATTTGAATATCAAATATCATAGCTTTTCTTGATTCACTGCAAGTATTCAACTCATCTCCTAGTCAGTCATTGATTCATTAAATCTTATTGTCTGCTGAACTTATAGTTGGGCATTACTTCGAGGGTTTTCGGTAACTCTTTGAAAATTTAACAGAGGATTTCTCTTTGTTCTTTCCTATAATAATCATTAGTATGATGTATCAGGTGATGATGAATCATTTGTATGCAAGCagtatgaagcacaaacactcaTAGGTTTAGGTGTGTCCACATGTTAGACATTTTCGGACACTGACACTCATTTGATTCCTGTACGACACATGTTGGTCTGTCAAAAGCCTCAGACAAGtatccccaatttttttttcttcactttgactCAACACTCCTCAGACAtggctacttttttttttgtttgtaaaaaatagGCATTTGAAAAGTTCTTTCATATGCACGTCTTCACGCATACACACATCTTCATCTTCGTTCTTCAGCTTTCTTTCCCAGTTCCCTTTTCCAGTTTCCCATTTCCACTCTCCTATTTTGTCTCCTATGGTATTCGTCTTCATTCTGTCTTGGTAGTAATCTtcttgattctcaatttatatccTTAACGGTGCACGTATTTAATAACTCAAACTTATGTTTTGGACATTAGTGGTGTCTGCATGTCGTGTCCATTGTATGTGTCGATGCTTCAGACTCAAACTTATGAAGTCATCTTTATAACGATAAAAGGGATGTATAAGGCTCTTCTGATTGTGTGGACCCTGGAAAGCTTATTTAGATTGTtgctttgttgaattgtttgtGTGACAGCAATCTGTTGTTACTGTATTTATGTCTCTTCACATGTTTCGCTCATTTGAGTACATTCTTTTTATGTAGTTTGATACATTCTTGTTCTTTTCATTATTAATGCtcccatcttttttttttaacataccATCAATATAGGCCTGATTCAAGAGTTACAAGACTAATTCAGCGTATGGGAGAACGATCCATTCCAACTCAAAAGCGAGTTTTGTGTATTAATAAGATTGATTTagtagagaaaaagaaagatttaTTGAAGGTTGCTGAAGAATTCAAAGATCTTCCTGGATTTGAAAGGTAAGGTCTTATTACTTTTGTATGAAGGTTAGGGGAAACACTTGTCTGCAGTGTAGTTTTAACATTTTTGTAGATGAACTCTACTTCTTAAACTTGCTTCTAATGCCTCTTTTATAATTTAGGCATTTCATGATATCTGGAATGAAGGGGGCTGGAGTAAAAGATTTAACTCAGTACTTGATGGAGCAGGCATGCATCTTTCTACTTCTTCTATCTATTAGTTATATACAAATTATAGTATTGGCAACTTTAAGGAAACAACAATATTATTTTCTGTGTGTAGCAAGACTGTCCCACCTTGTAGTGCAAGACttgaaaatttatgaaatcgtatttttttttaccatgcattatgcatttatttttcttttacaattacatttttatttagttttgtcTTGATATGTTGGAGTTTGGACACTCCAAGACTTAACACTGGATTTTAACTGTTTCTTATGCAATAGGCAGTACAGCGACCCTGGGAAGAAGATCCATTTACCATGACTGAGGAAGTTATGAAAATGATATCATTAGAAGTTGTGCGTGAAAGGTTGTTGGACCATGTACATCAGGTAGTCTTTGAATTCACTTGTTCTTCTGATTTATAGCTAGAAGTTGCGATGGGTATGTTGTAGGATTAGATAATAATAGTGTTATTGGCTAACGATTTTCTCAATTCAGGAAATTCCATATGACATTGAACATAGGTTGGTTGACTGGAAAGAGTTGCGAGATGGTTCTATTAGGATTGAGCAACACTTTGTTACTAACAAACTAGGCCAACGCAAGATTCTCATAGGGAAGAATGGCTCAAAAATTGGGTAACTTCTTTCTTCGGCTTTTCCTTGTGTAGTTTAACAAAGTTTGCTATTGTTGTTATCCCAATTTCACTTGTTTTAGATATGACATTATTGGAGCATAGCGATTTGAGTTTATACATAGAATATGGGAAAAcaactgaatttttttgttatatactccctctgttccTTTTTAACTGTtgtttttgtagaaaaagtttGTTCCTATTTAGTTATCATTTATAAAGCTCAATGCAACATTAATGATTATTTTGTCAATAAAACCATTAACTATTTATTGTAGAAAGAGAAATAATTGGAACGGgattataaataattaaggaTATGTAGGAAAATGACAAATAATGTCATCAAAACTAACAACTTTATATTTATTTGGTATGTGTAAAATACCTTGAAATGACAACTAAAAAtaatggagggagtatatgagATTGTCATGTATGGTTGTGCCCATTTTCCATCTTGCCCCTTCTCTGAACTCGGATGGGATTGATGACCTTTCAGTCCATGAAAGTTCTTTCGCTTTTTTTTTCCATCTTAGGAtaggtcatttatttatttcagtttcTTGTTTGAGTCTACCGTCCCTCCTCATGCCCTAATCCGTCTCCCATGAGGACCTGGATTCATTTCTCTTCCCTTCATCCTTTATTAAAGAGTTATTTTGGCATCATTGTGTTGGACGTAGTAAACATTTGTTTAttcatgtttgtttgtttgttttacaCAGG from Trifolium pratense cultivar HEN17-A07 linkage group LG1, ARS_RC_1.1, whole genome shotgun sequence includes these protein-coding regions:
- the LOC123899437 gene encoding GTP-binding protein ERG, with the translated sequence MKAFEILRKTTLLRHKPNHTTIFRAFFSAEPLTPEPDSQPSNSDSTFDSSHYEIPISNDPPKPTWNEGVRNRVEGIFGDEVSSEAKRKFKDEEYERKRKALAKALLEAALNKEEEDDNDDEETDGGVVKEEDQKSLSVGIIGAPNAGKSALTNYMVGTKVAAVSRKTNTTTHEVVGVLTKGDTQICFFDTPGLTLNYAGFPYRDVKARVESAWSSVNLYEVLIVIFDVHRHITRPDSRVTRLIQRMGERSIPTQKRVLCINKIDLVEKKKDLLKVAEEFKDLPGFERHFMISGMKGAGVKDLTQYLMEQAVQRPWEEDPFTMTEEVMKMISLEVVRERLLDHVHQEIPYDIEHRLVDWKELRDGSIRIEQHFVTNKLGQRKILIGKNGSKIGRIGIEANEELRTIFKKQVHLILQVKVK